GTGTGCTGTGTGCATAATTAAAGAACAGAGTTCTCAATCCTTTATTAAAACAGTTTCTACAAATACTTAACTAACCCACCATACCTTATCCACTAAACCTAGCCTGAGCCCGCGGTCCCAAACGCAAATCCGATTACAGTCACTTCCGCCTAGGCTCCCTAGCTCCGCCCATATGAGCGGAAATATTTTCCTTTCGGGTCCTCCCGCCTGTAGGGGGCTCTCCGAGGCTTCCAGTGCCACGAAGGCCTCCCGCCTGGGCTGACCCTGCGGCGCCTGTTAGTTTAGCTCCAGAGAATACATTTGTACCATAACTCTTTCGGCCAGGAAACAATCGCACACGCATCTTACTCTGGACTAGAACGTTCACATTCAATCCCGGCCGAGTGTCCTCACTATCAAGCCCTGGTGCAGTGGTGCGTCGGAGTCAGGCGTCGTGGGGACAGCCCCAGAGTGCCGAAAGTCCCCAGCCCGCTTCCTCCTGCGAAGACGTAGCTGCGGGTGGCTGTGGTGGCGGCGTCCAAGATGTCGACCAAGAATTTCCGAGTCAGTGACGGTGACTGGATTTGCCCTGACAAAAAGTGAGTTCGTGAAGGGTCCCGAATTGGGGCAGGGTTTATCAGTGGAAGCTTTCCCAGGTTCGCTCGGCGTTTTCCGTTTTTACGGTCTCCGGTACCTCAAGCCGGGTTGAGGCGGCGAACCGCCAGCTCCCAGGCGGGAAGGAGGCTCCAGTCTCTTCTCGATGAGCTCTTTCGGGAGCCTTTGTGTTGAGTATGTTTCCAAGTTTCCTCGACATTGTCTCTCCAAAGCAGCCCCTCTTTTTCGAGAGCGAGATGGCCTACCTTttgcccccacaccccacccccgcctcggCCGGGTTTCAGCGATAAGGAAATCTCCAGAGTCCAGGCCAGCTTGCTATTGGATATGCCCCACGTGACTTTTTCCTGCAGAACTTTACTCTCGTTCGCGGGAAGCTCCTTTCTTGAACTCGTCTTTTTGATTCTCATgatttgccttgtttttttttttttttttttgttttgtttttaatttcagctttctTCCCTACTGTTCGTACGCCCCCCACCCCTGAACACTAACCTTCTTTGATTTAGGaagttctgatatttttctctttattgatcTTTAATTTCGCCACAAGAGTTGAACCTTTCGCCTCGTTAGAGCCGAAAGGCGAGAGGCCTGTGTTTTTGCCTGCTCAGCCCTGGAGATTCCTGGCAGCAGAGAAGCACGTGTTTTAGTGGCTGAGCTTTTTGACATTGTTGCTGAAGCCAGTGTGCTCTATTAAAGTGCCAGATTCTTTTGAAGGGTGGTCAAATGTACCTATTTGGAAATACAAGGAAAGTAATTGTCCAAAAATTGTAGAGCAATGAAATATACCAAATGTGAATACTCTTAATTGATAGCTGTTGATAGCAGTTTTAGAAAAGTTAAATCACTTACTGTCCTTAAAGGGCATTAAATCCATATTTCCCCAACATTTGACTTCTATCCACACTTTAAGTAGTTTAAATGAAGTATTGTTgtgtttatttcataataaatggaTGGCTTATTTGCATAAAGACTGGGATGATCTGAAGAGTCAGGTCTGCCTGACAGTATATAATAGAACAAATTCATATGCTGTGAATAAGCATTGCTGTAAGTGATACTATTGAAAACTTTCAAAAGTTAAACAACTTGTGATTTTTGTGTTGTTGGTTACTTGTGGAATGATGTGTCTTTGATGGTGTCATGACAGCAAATGCAAATATTTGAAGTAGGTCTAAGAGTACATTCAACTCCATTACAATTAGGTGAATAGAGTATTATTTCTACAGTTTGTATATTCATGATATATTTTCAATGCTTATTTGGGTCATAAGGCATAttttttatggggaaaaaaggtataaaaattatATGGTGTGCTCAGGTTAGTGCCCATTTCATAATTCACGTTTATTTCATTCTAGTATAACACCTAAAAGAAAAgtaatcaacttttaaaaatttaagcttTGCATGTGATTCTATACAGATGCACTTTTAAGACCACTGTTAGTGAACCTgatagttttcttgtttttaattaagtttgCTGAATATAAACATAAAGTGATACTGTGTTGCACTGTGTTGAGTTTATTGGTTgtggttgttatttttttcaactaGGTTTCAGAAGTTTGATAAATACTCCCAGAAAACTCCCATTTCCTTGTAATTACTgaacctatttatatttttagttagtATAATCTATCTTCTTTCCTTAGATTCCATTATAAAAAGATGATTTTGTCAAGATCCATGAAGCCATCTctgatttatctttattttcccccTTGGTCCATCTTTAGtattatgtatttcttataataCTTAATACTTTTTTGTATATATCTTCTTATTTTCTATACTAGGATTTATTTTCaagctgtttcattttattttaagtctCGGTGCCTCACAGTAATTGTTGAAGTAGAGTCCTATCTCAAGTCATTTGCCAGGGGGATTTTGTTATAATCGATGATAGGTGCTAATAGAACGCTGAAATACACAGATCCTAAATGACTAACCAGGATCACATAACCAGTTAGTGAAAGATTGGAGGTTTCTTATCCTGGActtgtgattttaaatattatattttttcaacCTAAATTGCAAggattgggggtggggctgcttttttgtttttgtttgttttgtaatttgaGATGGTGTTAGAAGTTCTGGATGCAGGTATATAGTGAGGACATGCTAAAAAATTGtgtatatagaattttaaaaattctgtaaatttatataatgtctttttttttttttttttttttttttaattttcagatgtgGGAATGTAAACTTTGCCAGAAGAACCAGCTGTAATAGATGTGGTCGGGGTAAGCATTTAAGAAAGCTTCTGTTACCACTGTATACAGATCATCTTTTTAATTTCCCCAGATTCATAAtgcattattttcctattttcagagaaaacaacTGAGGCTAAGATGATGAAAGCTGGGGGTACTGAAATAGGGAAGACACTTGCAGAAAAGAGCCGAGGCCTTTTTAGTGCTAATGACTGGCAGTGCAAAACGTATGTGTTTTAAATTATCCACTTTTTCTTCCATAATAATATGTCTAGCCACTATTTGTCAATATTTCCAATTCTTACTAGTCACATTGACAAACCAGGGAAACCTTTAAATCAAACATACATTGATTGTTTAGTCTGTGTCTGATAGAGaagtataaagaatttttaaattctatttttttaatggtagtaGTCGTTTTTATTGTGATGGATTATGTATACTAGTAAGTGAATGCTTAAGGTAAGCTTGCATTCCAGAAAAAAGGGCTGTTTAAAACTACCAAAACCTACTTTCTATTattgaaaaatctcaaaaattttcAGCCTCCATCATTAATACGAAATACACTGCAAAATTCATTTTGCCTGTTTACAAAGTAGTTTTAGAATCATAAGTTGTTTGCCATAACTATATCTCGTTAGGTAGTTTTTCTTAATACTTTCGATTTTCAAGTTCTGTGTAGATTTTTTCCAACTTCCATCTTTTCTGTTGTGCAAATGAATCACATCTATGAAAAAGGACTGAATCAGAAGAGGGTTTTACATAAATTTCTGATCCTATAGATGTTAAATTTATATTGGAGAATTCTCCAACAGATTAAGTCACTTGATCTGAAATGCCGTGAAATTCAGTGCttgcacttcaaaaaaaaaatttaactttatttggAAGGGATAACTTTACTGTTCTTTGAGGTGAGTTTGGAGACTGAAAAATTAGTGAAACcttcaatttaaaacaaattttcccCCTGAGGCATCAAAATCTCTAGGtattatttgcttcatttttgaaaaaaattacaaaggcaCTCTTCAAACTGTATAGCTTTTCTTCTCTGCTTAGATAGTTCAGTCTTGTTGGAATCCATATTTTCTCTTCAGAAAATGTAAGCCTACTGGTACATTTTCTTTGCGGTGTTCTTAAGCATTTCTTTATGGTGGTGATTTcatccaagtttttattttaaaattctagaatgtctaaaaatttactttttttcttacattGTATTATAGCCTATTAATttggtatttttctcttctaaagaTGCAGTAATGTGAATTGGGCCAGAAGATCAGAGTGTAACATGTGTAATACTCCAAAGTATGCTAAGTTAGAAGAAAGAACAggtaaaatataatcaaattctAACTAAATGATTTTAAGATAACTAAAAATTAATTGACAGTTCTATCACATTCTCTTATAAGAGCACAGTAGTTGAGGATTCTGGCTGTTCTGCTCTtaggtttttatcttgatatttttctctcataCCCGAAAAAGTCTTTTGTTTAATAATATCCCAGTTTATAAGTCCTGTGCTAACAAACAGTGGCattaggaagggcagagaggcacCTTTTTAAGGTAGTTGTCTAAAGGTTAGGCAGTAATACTCAAATTTGGCTGTGCCTTGGTGTCATTTgaggaacttttttaaaaacagatttcaaaGTAGAACTATGAAAGCTCTTTGGGTGTGTGTCCCAAAAATCTGTAGGTGATTTGGGTGGTGTTTGGTAACCATTGGCCTAAGTAGTAGGTTACTATTGGCTCTGTGTGTTCTCTGTGGTGAGATGAAAATAATTACCTAATAGAATGTAGTTTTTCAGTTATCAGCAATAAGCCCAACCACATCATCAAATCTGATTTTATCATGTAGTGATTCATACAACATATAATCAAAGGCTTCCTTCTATATATAGTTATCATTGTCAGACTTAGACTTAGTAAACTACttccctgttttcctttccttgagAACTTCAGACTGCTTCCACTGTGTGGTTTCTGGGGATATGAGACCCATTAGCCCTTCCAGAATCATCTGGACCTATGCCATCAAGACTGCCCACAGAAATTCTTgttttatccccccccccttttttttaataatgttctcTCATGTGAGATTATAGTCCAATTTcctagatattttttctttttcaatcctcAAAAATTTTACCCCGCTCTTTTCATTCTTGGCCTTTGTATTGATTGGGTAGATTGGGGCCTTCTAATAAGAGtctccctttttttccctgcCTTCACCTCTGAATTATGTGTTTCATCTTTTTgatcttttttctccccataCCTCTGGTAGTTTGTGTCCTTAGATTAATCATCTTCTGCCTGGCCACAGAATGTTTGTTGAGTTTCTTCAAGGTCCAGTctctaagttttctttctttgctctttattttctggGCATTTTTTTCTAAGCCCTAAGTTTAATCTTTGGCACACCATAATACTCAGATGTATGTCTTCAGCTGAGATTTCTTtgacccatatatatatatatattcagctgcctattcaacattgtcATGTAAATGTCAAACTTATTATATCCAAACTGAACTCATGATTTTCCCCCAGGACCTGGCCCTCTTCTAGTGATCTCTTTCTCAGGATTAGTTCTACCCACCATATGCTTGTTGCATAAGCCAGAAATCTAGATGTGCTTAATAACTCCTTCATTTCTCCTCtattccccccaaaattattttccacCACTTTCCTAGATAGGAATACCACTATATCTTGTCTTGGAGAAATAGCCCCTTAGTTGTTATCTGTACATACTCTGTGCCCTCCCCCCGCTCACCCCATTGGCAGCCAGagatgttttgttttccaaagtaaaaaCTTCATtggtttaaaactttttttaggataaagtccaaaacatttaacagttttttaaattgtattcccAAAAAGCCTTATATCTATTCATATTCTCTGACCTATTTTATGACTCTTCCTTTAAAGTTTCACTATTGCAAGAGAAACTAAAGTCCTCAAAGTTTGATGTCTTATCACTTTTCCTTtactcagtatttttttctgtgattctgGTGTCTTGACCCCTTCCCACTTCTCTGGCTATAACTAGTTATCTTTGCTGGTCACAGTTGAAGGTGTGAAAATAACCTAAGCATTGCTCTCCAGTGTCTCTTCACTATTTTTAATAAGGAAGTCTGAGGTTCTGGGAAACATTTACTAAGTATGGGATAGTTTGAGTAAAAGAAAACTTGATGTGCTACTGAAAGATTGCTGACTTCTGCATTATCCCTtcaaataattatacaaataatttaCTTAGCCATTCTCCTAGTTTTGAATAGTTTATACTTCAGTAATGTCcttgttttcaaaaattaagtTGTTCTTCTGTAGCCTGTATGAGAACATGAGACTAGCTTTATCTTTGCTATgatattcattttaaagtaattttacagggtgcctgggtggctctgtcagttaagtggctgccttcagctcaggtcatgatcctggggtcctggaatcgagccccacattgggctccctgctcagtggggagtctgcctctccctctgccctacccctgttcgtgttctctctctttcccatattctcaaataaaatcttaaaaaaaattaattatacgTACATACCTATGCAAAATTACTTCTGAATtacagttcattttttaaatcctgcAATAATTTATTTACCAGGTCATTTTTCAGTTGCAAATTACTTAAATGTGAACAAAGAACTCTAGAAGCCCAACTATTGGattttaaatagaattgttttaatatttttacatgtttccACATATAAACAGTCTAGTTTATCAGGTGTTTTTCTGTACTGCTAACCTGAAGATAATCATGCTATTGCATTATATTTGTTCACTTCCCTTTTTTTATATGTGAATTAATTCCCATATAAATCCtgtggattgttttgtttttgttttagattttctccttttaagtTTTTAGAATTTAGATCTTTATTATTAATCATCTcttaaaatgacttaaaatgacTTATTTTCCATCTAGATCCTgtgaaagttttttttgtttttctcctacttCTAAGTACTTTGAAGCTTAGatctttatttttagttatcttttaaaatttgttgtgtTTTACACTACTCATACCTTAATTTCAGGACATATTGATACAATATTAAATATATCTAGAGGTAAGAAACTATAGTGGATTATAACTTTCCACAGTATTTGTAATCTAAAATTATCATTGAATATGAGCTGTTTTCTTGAGGTTCAGCATATACTcatttgtatttgtgtttctctttttatatttaatttctgaaaagCTAGAGGCAAGATTTTACTAAGGAAAAGTTGTTAATGGTATTTAATACCCTCTTCATGTGTATGTCATGTACAGAAGCGAAAGAAAGTTCTTGTATAATATAATTGAAGTCCATATTGTCTCTGAAATAaggtaggaggaggaggaaagggatcACAAGCAAGTATTTGAGGGATAAGCACCTACACAATTGCAGTTTTCACTGGTTTAAACTATAATGAAGACaagattaatgttttttttttaagaaagttaaatttagtaaattattttcttgggACAGTTAAATCCCTTCTATTTGTGTGTCTTATAAAATGATGATAGGGtaattgatcatttttttaaatgcccatgATTGGTAATTTTAAAGCCACATAtcctaaattctttaaaaatacttctttgtttcataaatttattTAGTGTTGCTCGTTCATGAAATCCTTAAATTGGAATCACTGCCTCTATGTGCTGGTACTGCTCTGCAGTATGCACAGTAGTAGTTAGGTAATGTTCCTCTTGCCTGcatatgtccattttttttttagtgggagATTTATTCAAaatctcactctctttctctaaaactaACTCCAGTTTCTCTTCAGCCTGTGTCAAAAAACTGTCGGTCCAATTGTAGATGTTCGTTGTGACATCAAAGAATAGTGGTTTGCTGATCTTGATTACTTTTTAATAGagtattttcagtttaaaaatttaCTGCCTACTTCACTGAACCTGAGTGACTTtgaacaatatattaaaaatagtattaaaaccAATTTGGATGTCCTTTATTATGTCATCgtatttgtttatataattaGGAATATTCCAAACCCTAGCTACATTTTAACCTAGCAAAATTTCAACATACCAGAAAAATACAGTCTGTCTGCAACTGGTAATCAGTGAAATTTGATTCTTAGTTCTTACTGAACCCACTCCTCCCAGAAGAATTATAAAGTACAAAAGAAACTAGTTTCAAAACTTGGTTATAGCATAGAATTTAAGGAGATGTTTTCCACCCATGTATTCCATGCATACTCTAAGTCATACAGGACATTTTGAAATTGAGAAGAGCTAGAAATGTAGCAACCAGGGCTTTTTAAGCCAAAGTATCTAACTTTGACACGGTTctctgtaatgattttttttttttaagattttatgtatttatttgacagagcgagagagcacaagcagggagaacagcagagggagagggagaagcaggctccccgccaagcagggagcccgatgtggggctcgatcccaggaccctgggatcatgacctgagcggaaggcagacgcttaaccatctgaaccacccaggcaccccgtagtgatgtttttttaatatgctttttttaAGCTAGTAATTTAATTAGCTAAGGCAAATGTCATtgatgagatttttcttttcctctattgCTTGGAGGTGATTTTGACATGTTTTCGTTATTTCAGTGAATTGTCATAGGGTAACAGTTTATGCCCCTCCCTTTTTAGGCTATGGTGGTGgttttaatgaaagagaaaatgttgaATATATAGAAAGAGAAGAATCTGATGGTGAATATGATGAGGTAAGCTATACATTAATATGCAGGTTGAACACAAATTagaaaacatgttaaaaaaatatcttaaatgcaAAGGAACaataaatgtatattctttttctAAGTATACTTTGTATCCTTTAAAGTAGCCTACCATTTTTTAAGAAGTCCtaacttaaatatataattgttacaattaacttgaaaatattgacttaaatatataaaagtaatttcttagaaaaatagtaattttaaaacattttaagctgACAGAAATATGAAACTTTTTCTCTAGTTTGGacgtaaaaagaaaaaatacagagggAAGGCAGTTGGTCCTGCATCTATTTTAAAGGAAGTTGAAGATAAAGAAtctgagggagaagaagaggatgaggatgaagatctttctaaatataaattaGATGAGGTAAATGATTTCTTTGTCTTACTTCCCCTTAGTCTTATTTGAGCTATGATATAACACAAATCTTTTCAACGATATTTGTGCAGTAGCGAAGATAtgctttatgtattcatttgttctCAAAA
The nucleotide sequence above comes from Ursus arctos isolate Adak ecotype North America unplaced genomic scaffold, UrsArc2.0 scaffold_12, whole genome shotgun sequence. Encoded proteins:
- the ZRANB2 gene encoding zinc finger Ran-binding domain-containing protein 2 isoform X1 gives rise to the protein MSTKNFRVSDGDWICPDKKCGNVNFARRTSCNRCGREKTTEAKMMKAGGTEIGKTLAEKSRGLFSANDWQCKTCSNVNWARRSECNMCNTPKYAKLEERTGYGGGFNERENVEYIEREESDGEYDEFGRKKKKYRGKAVGPASILKEVEDKESEGEEEDEDEDLSKYKLDEDEDEDDADLSKYNLDASEEEDSNKKKSNRRSRSKSRSSHSRSSSRSSSPSSSRSRSRSRSRSSSSSQSRSRSSSRERSRSRGSKSRSSSRSHRGSSSPRKRSYSSSSSSPERNRKRSRSRSSSSGDRKKRRTRSRSPERHHRSSSGSSQSGSRSSSKKK
- the ZRANB2 gene encoding zinc finger Ran-binding domain-containing protein 2 isoform X2; the protein is MSTKNFRVSDGDWICPDKKCGNVNFARRTSCNRCGREKTTEAKMMKAGGTEIGKTLAEKSRGLFSANDWQCKTCSNVNWARRSECNMCNTPKYAKLEERTGYGGGFNERENVEYIEREESDGEYDEFGRKKKKYRGKAVGPASILKEVEDKESEGEEEDEDEDLSKYKLDEDEDEDDADLSKYNLDASEEEDSNKKKSNRRSRSKSRSSHSRSSSRSSSPSSSRSRSRSRSRSSSSSQSRSRSSSRERSRSRGSKSRSSSRSHRGSSSPRKRSYSSSSSSPERNRKRSRSRSSSSGDRKKRRTRSRSPESQVIGENTKQP